The Oryza glaberrima chromosome 9, OglaRS2, whole genome shotgun sequence genome includes a window with the following:
- the LOC127785257 gene encoding probable LRR receptor-like serine/threonine-protein kinase At1g05700: MALLAYFTVFVLAVSVPATGQQGFLSIDCGLEGDDSYPDDQTGITYVPDGPYVDSGENHRVTTVYRNYWGQDYRTLKTLRSFPSASGKRNCYSLPTDVGDKYLVRLEFLYGNYDSMDSSLLKFNLSLGVNHWNTVNLDTTDDQDGYNFYEAVFVAWASWAPVCLINIGQGIPFVSTVELRLLGTLPYPAIIGNQSLSLYVRRSIGSSADDDMRYPDDQYDRYWIMGETTGAADMSNISTPTIIPPSVPFAVPSPILQKAVVPADNSMKLVFHSDQLDAQLRDHLVILHFADFQNNKSREFTVSIDSGVQSGPFSPPYLKVLSITTDWSSDTEGKYNFTLTATSTSSLPPILNAYEVYGRIIHDNPMTFSQDFDAIMAIKYEYGIRKNWMGDPCFPPEFAWDGVECSSDGKTMRIISLDLSNSELHGLISNNFTLLTALKYLNLSCNQLNGAIPDSLRRKNGSMVLSYESGGDMCKKPVSPSSRNRAAALAVSVVVPMLAVAILGLAYLFWRAKRKPPVSTDDPPTVLELTGAPGHKTNHWDRLQKPENRRFTFEELQKFTDNFKRLIGHGGFGHVYYGSLEDSTEVAVKMRSESSLHGLDEFLAEVQSLTTVHHRNLVSLFGYCWDDDHLALVYEYMSSGNLCDYLRGKTSMTETFNWATRVKIALEAAQGLDYLHKGCNLPIIHGDVKTNNILLGRNLKAKIADFGLSKTYHSDSQTHISASIAAGSMGYIDPEYYTTGRLTESSDVYSFGVVLLEVTTGEPPIIPGNGHVVQRVKQKIVTGNISSIVDTRLGGSYNVSSMWKVLDAAMMCTTDIAAERPTMATVVMQLKESLELEEAHGDRGDMENQARDNTYLMSTFGPSAR, from the exons GTTTCCTAAGCATCGATTGCGGTCTGGAAGGAGACGACAGCTACCCGGATGACCAGACTGGCATTACTTATGTCCCTGATGGTCCATATGTCGACTCTGGGGAGAACCACAGGGTAACCACCGTGTACCGGAACTACTGGGGCCAGGACTACCGTACTCTCAAGACGCTCAGGAGCTTCCCTTCCGCTTCTGGTAAGCGGAACTGCTACAGCCTCCCTACCGATGTAGGGGACAAGTACCTTGTCAGGCTGGAATTCTTATATGGCAACTACGACAGCATGGACAGCTCTTTGCTTAAATTCAACTTATCTCTTGGGGTGAACCACTGGAACACCGTGAATTTGGACACCACCGACGACCAAGATGGTTATAACTTTTATGAGGCGGTGTTCGTGGCATGGGCGAGCTGGGCGCCGGTGTGCCTCATCAACATTGGCCAAGGCATACCATTTGTGTCCACAGTAGAGCTGAGGCTGCTCGGCACTTTGCCCTACCCGGCTATCATCGGCAATCAGTCACTCTCCCTCTATGTCAGAAGGAGCATAGGATCGAGCGCTGACGACGATATGAG GTATCCTGATGATCAGTATGATCGGTACTGGATCATGGGAGAAACAACAGGAGCTGCCGACATGTCCAACATTTCCACCCCGACGATCATCCCGCCGAGCGTCCCTTTTGCAGTGCCCTCGCCTATACTCCAGAAGGCTGTTGTGCCAGCTGACAACTCAATGAAACTAGTTTTCCACTCAGACCAATTAGATGCACAGCTCCGTGACCACCTTGTGATCCTACACTTCGCCGACTTCCAGAATAACAAGTCCCGGGAATTCACTGTTTCAATTGACAGTGGTGTACAGAGCGGCCCATTCAGTCCACCATACCTGAAAGTTTTGTCCATCACCACAGATTGGTCCAGCGATACCGAAGGCAAGTATAACTTCACACTCACGGCCACATCAACGTCTTCCCTGCCCCCGATCCTCAATGCTTACGAGGTCTACGGTCGCATCATCCATGACAATCCAATGACGTTCTCCCAAGATT TTGATGCGATCATGGCTATTAAATATGAGTATGGAATAAGGAAGAACTGGATGGGTGATCCGTGTTTCCCACCTGAATTTGCTTGGGATGGTGTTGAATGTAGCAGTGACGGAAAAACTATGAGGATAATATCTCT CGATCTCTCCAACAGCGAACTGCACGGGTTAATATCCAATAATTTCACATTGCTTACTGCCCTCAAGTATTT AAACCTGTCATGCAATCAACTGAATGGAGCAATTCCAGACTCCCTCCGTAGAAAGAATGGATCAATGGTTCTAAG TTATGAGTCTGGTGGAGATATGTGCAAAAAACCAGTAAGTCCGTCGTCAAGAAACAGAGCAGCTGCCTTAGCTGTTTCAGTAGTTGTTCCAATGCTGGCAGTGGCCATACTTGGTCTGGCATATTTATTCTGGAGAGCCAAAAGAAAGC CACCTGTTTCTACAGATGATCCTCCCACGGTACTAGAACTCACGGGTGCTCCAGGACATAAGACAAATCATTGGGACCGTCTACAAAAACCTGAAAATCGTCGATTCACATTTGAGGAGCTACAGAAGTTCACTGATAACTTCAAACGTTTAATTGGGCATGGAGGCTTTGGGCATGTGTATTATGGTTCTCTAGAAGACAGTACTGAGGTTGCAGTCAAGATGCGATCTGAATCATCATTGCATGGGCTTGATGAGTTCTTAGCTGAG GTTCAGAGCTTGACCACGGTGCATCATAGAAATCTTGTCTCTTTGTTTGGTTACTGCTGGGACGACGATCACTTAGCGCTTGTCTATGAGTACATGTCTAGTGGCAATCTTTGTGATTATCTGAGAG GTAAAACCAGTATGACCGAAACGTTTAATTGGGCAACACGTGTAAAAATTGCGTTAGAAGCTGCACAAG GCCTGGATTATCTACACAAGGGTTGCAACTTGCCAATAATTCATGGGGATGTGAAGACAAATAACATTCTCTTGGGTCGAAATCTAAAAGCCAAAATAGCAGATTTTGGGCTTTCTAAAACCTATCATAGCGATTCTCAAACTCACATATCAGCTAGTATTGCAGCTGGATCTATGGGTTATATTGACCCTGA GTACTACACCACCGGCAGGCTCACTGAGAGCAGTGATGTCTATAGCTTCGGTGTTGTTTTACTGGAGGTAACTACCGGTGAACCTCCCATAATACCTGGAAATGGACACGTTGTTCAGCGTGTGAAGCAGAAGATTGTCACAGGTAACATCAGCTCTATTGTTGATACACGTCTTGGAGGTTCCTATAATGTTAGCTCCATGTGGAAGGTTCTAGACGCTGCCATGATGTGCACAACAGATATTGCTGCTGAAAGGCCAACAATGGCTACAGTGGTTATGCAACTGAAGGAAAGTCTAGAATTAGAGGAAGCTCATGGTGACAGGGGTGATATGGAAAACCAAGCAAGGGATAACACATATTTGATGTCCACATTTGGTCCATCGGCAAGATAA